Sequence from the Streptomyces sp. R33 genome:
GGACGGCGGCGCGAAGCCAGCCAGCCGACGCCGGCCCCGTAGAGGGTCAGGAACAGGCCGAGTTCGAGCAGGGTGGCCTGGCCGACGCCGAGCAACCGGCCGAGCGGGGCGGAGAAGGCGGCGTACGCGAGGCCGTTCGCCGTGGTGACCACGGAGTCGAGGGCGAGGAAGCGGCGCAGCGCCGTCTGCGGGACGGTGGTGCGGGCGACGCTGCCGAGCAGGGTTGCGGACATGGCGGATCAGCCTCCGTCGAGGGTCGGGAGCGGGGCGCGGCCGAGCTGCCGCGCACGCGAATGCGCTGGTGGAGACGGGTTCCGAGGCCGAGTGCGCGGCCCCGGAACCCGATGGCTCCACTCTCCTCCGCGGCCCGCACCGGAGTCGATTACCTCCGGGGTCATGCCGGTCCCGGCGGCGGTCGTGCCAACCTTCTTTGACTCACATCGCAAGAAAGGTGGGGGATCGCCTGTTTCGCCGGGGGGCTGCGGGCTACGCTGCACAGAGCTGAAGCTCTCGAACGTCCTGTCGACATACGGAGAACCTCACGGTGTCAGCCGCCGCCCGACCCGACCTGGCCTCGGCCTGGGCGCGCGTCGCGGGGTTGGCGGAGCGCAGCGGCCGGGACCCGGCCGAGGTGCTGTCCCCGGAGCGGCTGAGCCGCCTCTGCGGGGTCGAACCCGCGCTCGTCCCCCGGGTCGTGGCCGGAACCGCGCCCGAAGTGCCGCTGTGCCGGCGGGTGCACCGGCGCTTCCTGCGGTTACGGGCCACCCGCCGCGACAAGCACGGCCGGGAGTGGTCCCTCGCCGCCATCGCGGAGGACTTCCAGGCGCCCGGCGCCTCGCTGGGCCCCCTCAACGCCGGCACCGGGATGCCCCGGCTGGGCCACGCGGCGGGCGTGCAGCGGTTCTTCGGGGTCTACGCCGGCTTCCTCCTCGCCGACAGCCAGTGCGCGGTGGAACACGCCCTCGCCACCACCGGCGCGGCCGCCGCGGCCGACCTCGAGCACCTCTCGTACCTGACGGGCATGACCCCGCACGACATCCGGCTCACCCTCGACGGCGCACCTCCCCGCCTCCCGCTGAAGGCCCAGGTGCACCAGCGGTTCGAGCACCTGCGGCGCACCCGGCTGCGCGCTGACGGCCAGGCCCACTCCCTCGCGGCCATCGCCCACTCCTTCGACGCTTCCGGGCAGTCGCTGACCCGTGTCGCGCGCGGTGAGGGCCTGCCCAACCTCGCGGCGGCCGCCGGGATCCAGCGCTTCTACGGGGTCGACGGCGGCTTCTTACTAGCCGACGACACCGAGGCGCTCACCACCGCACTCTCCGAGATCGAGCACGAGCTGGAAACCGCCGGACAGAACGCCGAAAACCCGATGCTCGCCGTCCTGCGGGCGCACGATGTACGGAGCATCGTCACGCGGGCCGGACGGCTCTCTCCGGCGGGCTGGAAGTCGCTGGCCGACCACCTCGACGACCTGCTGGCCCGCGAGGGCCGGCTGGGGCGCCCGGGCGCGGGCGGCGAACGCCCGCTCCACGCGGCGGTGCCCGACGACCGTAAGGCTGCCGAGGGGGGAGCGCCATGAGGACCACACGGACCATGCGGAAACTCGGCGGAGATCTGCTGGCGGATGCGCGCCTGGCGCGGCCGGCCGATGCCGCCGAGATCATCGGGGGCCTGTGCGCCGCGTACGGCCGCCGGCGCGGCGGCCGGCCGGTGGAGTTCCGCTTCGCCGGGTTCCCGCCCGACACGGCCAGCGGGCTGTGGCTGGAGATGGAAGAGCGCGACCTGCTCGTCATCGAGGAGCGCACCCGGCCGGAGCACCAACTCGTCATCGCCTGCCACGAGTTATGGCACTTGGAGGAAGGCACGTGTGACAGCCACGGTCCGGGCATGGCCGTGGCGGCCCGCCTCACGGGGCACCGGGGAGATCTCGCCGAGCTGCTGCACTCGGAGGCCGGACTGGGCAGCGTGGTCCGGCAGGCGGCCGCCCGCGCCGACCGGGAGGATCCGGCGGAGATCCGGGCCGAGACCTTCGGCCTGTACCTCGGCCAGGTCCTGAAGGCGTACCTGCCGGGACCCCGCGAGGAACGGTTCCCCGAGGCGATCGAGCGCATCAAGTCCTCGCTCGGCTGGGGCCGTTGAGTGCACGCCCCAGCGGCGTACCGATGACGCCCCGGTGATCACCGCCTTCCCCGTCGATGCACCTCACGTGCCGCTGCCCCCGCACGGCCCTGACAGAGAGCACCACGATGACCCACTCTTCCCCGCCCCGCCACGCAGTCGTCGTGGGCGGCAGCATGGCCGGCCTGCTCGCTGCGGCCGTGCTCGCCGAGCACGCGACGGTCACGATCATCGACGCCGACACGCTGCCCGACAGCCCGGCGTCGCGGCGCGGACTCCCGCAGGCCCGGCACGTCCACGTCATGTGGTCGGGCGGGGCCCGCGCCATCGAGAAGATACTCCCCGGCATCACCGACGACTGGACGGCGGCGGGCGCGATCCGCCGCAGCCTGCCCACCGACCTGGTCACCAAGACCGCCCAGGGCTGGATCCCGCGCTGCGGGGAGAAGCAGTTCAACATCTCGTGCAGCCGCGACCTCCTCGACGCGGTGGTCCGCGCCCGGGTGACCGGCCTGCCCGGGGTCACCACGCTCCAGCAGAGCCGCGTACAGGCCCTGGAGGGTACGGCGGCCCGCGTCACCGGCGTCCGCGTCGACACCCCCGACGGCGCGGGCCGGCTGCTGACCGCCGACCTCGTGGTGGACGCGAGCGGGCGCGGCTCCCGGGCCCGGGCCTGGCTGCACGAGCTCGGGGTCGGCGGGATCAGACAGGCTCAGGTCGACTCCGGCCTGGTGTACGCGACGCGGATCTTCCAAGCCCCCGCGGGAGCCCACGAGATGGGCTTCCCGATCGTCAACGTGCAGTCCGATCCGCGGGTCTGTGTACCCGGCCAGACGGCGACGATCGTGCCCATCGAGAACGGCCAGTGGCAGGCCACCCTGTCCGGCACCCGGGGCGGCCAGCCGACCGGCGACCCCGAGCAGTTCATCCCGTTCGCCAAGGGCATCCGCGATCCCGTGGTCGGCGAGCTCCTCGAGGGCAGGAAGCCCCTCACCGACGTCGCCGTCACCCAGGGCACCGCCAACCGCAGGGTCTACTTCGAGAAGGCGGACCTGCCCGACGGCTTCTTCGCCGTCGGCGATTCCGTCGCCACCTTCAATCCGCTGTACGGACAGGGCATGACGGTCGCCGCCCAGGGCCTGCTGGCCGTACGCGCCCTGATGCGCGCCAAGGGCCTCGCGCATCCCGGCTTCGGCCGCGAGGCGCAGCGCGCGCTGGTCCCGCAGGTGGCCACCGCCTGGGAGCTCGCCACCTCGCAGGACATCCTGTACCCCGGGGCCACCGGCATGAAGCCGCGGGCCGGCGCCGGGCTGCTCAACGCATACGTGAGCCGGCTGATGACCGGGGCCACCACGCGCGAGGCACTGACCGCCGCGTTCCTCCAGGTCATCACCATGAGCAGCCCGCCCACGTACTGGCTGCGGCCCTCGGTGGTCTGGCACGTGCTGCGCGCCTCGGACCGGGGCGCACTGAAGGCACCGCCGCTGACCGCGGCCGAGCGGGCCGTCGCGGGGCTCGACCAGGGATCCGGCCCGGTCGACCCGGTCGGCCCGGCGGGCCCGGTCGGTCCCGTCGGCCCGGTCGGTCCCGTCGGCCAGGCGCGATGACCGACGGTCTCATCTTGTACGTACCGGGGTCGGTGATGATCCTGGCGCTGCTGATCAAGGCGCCGACCCTGCGCCGGGGCTGGGACCAGCCGCTCATGCGGGCCGTGTGCACCCTGCTCGTCGTCGGCTGCATGGTCATGTTCCTGGCGGCTCCGCCGACCATCGCCGCGGTCAACCGGCTCACCGGAATCGTCAACTTCTCGGCCCCGCTGGTGTACAGCGTGCTGACCGCGTTCTCGGGGTCGTGCATCGTCCTGGTCCTGCAGTGGGGCGGCGGCCCGCCGGCGGTCGTGCGCCGGGCGACCCGGCTGACGGTGGCCGCGTTCGGGGCCGTCACGCTGCTCATCGTCGTCCTCTTCGCCATCGGCGACGCGCCGGTGGAGCGGCTGCGCGACCTGGACACGTACTACGCCAACACGCCCTGGCTGCGCGAGATGATCGTCTGCTACCTGCTCGCGCACACCGTGGGCAGTTCGACGCTCACCGTGCTGTGCTGGAAGTGGCTGCTGCGCGTGCGCCCCTCGCTGCGTCCGCTGCGCACCGGACTGGCCCTGATCGTGCTCGGCGGGGTGCTGGACCTTGGCTACCTGGTCACGAAGTGGGCGGCGGTGGGCGCCCGCTGGGCGGGCCGCGACTGGGACGGCCTGTCCACGTACGTGGCCCCGCCGTTCGCCTCCGCGGCGGCCCTGATGGTGGGGTCGGGGTTCATCGTGCCGCTGGTCGGCGGCTCGGCGGCCTGGCGGGACTTCAGCCGGTACCGGCGGCTGCACCCGCTGTGGAAGGCGCTGCGCGGCTTCGCCGCGTCGAGCGTGACGACCGTGCCGCTGACCTGGTGGTCGCCGATCGGGATCCGGCTGATCCACCGCGAGTCGGTGATCGACGACGGCATCCTGGCGCTGGGCCGCTGGTTCGACCCGGCCGTACGGGGCGCCGCGTACGAGGAGGCGCTCGGCCAGGGCATGTGCGCGTCGCAGGCTTCGGTCGTGGCCGACGCGGCCATGCTCGCCGCGGCCTGCCGGCGCCGGGAGGCGGCCGAGGCCGCCGAAGCCGCGGAGGCGCTCGGCCCGGCGGTCACGGACGGCGCCGGGGAGCACCCGGCCGGGGCGGATCAGGGACTGCCCGAGCCGTACCGGCTGGACTCCCGGCCGCTCGCGGCGCTGGCCCGGGAGTTCCGCGCCTCCCCCATCGTGGCGGCCGTACGACGGGACCCGGCACGCCTGTGAGCGGTCGGCGCGGGCGGCCGGCTCAGCCGGCGAGGGCGTCCTCGGGCTCGGGGTTGCGGGCGAGCCAGGCCCCGTACGCCCGCACCCGGCGCCAGTGCTGGAGCTGCTCGAGGGCGAACGCCGCCCGCGGGGAGGCCTCCGGGCGCGGTTCCAGACCGCGGGCCAGCCGGTGCAGCTGGAAGCGTACGAAGGCCAGCAGCCCGGCGCCGGCCAGGTCCCGGTCCTTCCAGCGCAGCCGCTCCACGATCACCCGTACGTCCTCCCCGGCGCGCCAGCGGGCCGGCAGGTCGGGGCGGAACGCCAGGGCCGAGGCGAGCCCCACGACGGACACACCGCGCTGCAGGACCTTCTGCGCGGTCTCCCGGCGGCCTATCCCGCCGGTCAGCATCAGCGGCATCGTGGCCGCACCCAGGAACTGCTCGGCGAAGGAGAGGAAGTACGCCTCCCGTTCGAGGGTCCGCAGATCGGCGGTGCGGCCCAGGGTCGCGGGGCTCTCGACGCTGCCGCCGGACAGTTCGACCAGGTCGACGCCGAGGCCGCCGAGGACCGCGAGGACCTGCGCCGCCTCCTCGGTGTCGAAGCCGCCGCGCTGGAAGTCGGCGGTGTTGAGCTTGACCCCGACCGCGAAGCCGGGGCCCACCTGCGCGCGGACGGCGCCGACGACCTCGGTGAGCAGCCGGACCCGGTTCTCCAGGCTGCCGCCCCAGCGGTCGGTGCGCCGGTTGACGAGCGGGGAGAGGAACTGGCTGAGGAGGTAGCCGTGCGCGGCGTGGATCTGCACCCCGTGGAAGCCGGCCTCCTCGGCCCGCCGGGCCGTGACCGCGAACCGGGCGACGGTGGCCTCGATGTCGGCCTCGGTCATCGCGGTGGGCCGGGCGAAGCGCTTGGTGTGCTTGCCGAGGCTCACCCCTATGTCGGAGGGCGCCCAGGCCGTGCCGGGCATCTCCGAGCCGACCTGCCGGCCGGGGTGGTTGATCTGCATCCAGACCCGGCCGCCGCCGCAGGACGCGGCCGCGGCCCAGCGCCGGAAGGGCTCGAGCGGGGAGCGGGCGTCGAGGACGATCGTCCCCGGCGCGGTCAGCGCCCGGCGGTCGACCATCACGTTCCCGGTGATCAGCAGTCCGGCGCCGCCCCCGGCCCAGCGGCGGTAGAGCCGTTCGATGCGCTCGTCCGGCAGCTGGCCGGACCCGGCGAGGCTCTCCTCCATGGCCGCCTTCGCCAAGCGGTTCGGCAGGGCGGTGCCGTTGGGCAGCTCCAGTGGCGTGAACAGGTCCATCGGCAGTTCCCCCAGGAAACGTGTTGCACGTGTCATCGCGCGCCCCGGCGCAAAAAGATACCGCCCGTTCCCCGGAGCCCGGCAGGCTCCGGCCGCAGGAATCCGGACACCGCCGGAACGCGGAACGCCCCGGGCCGAAGGGCCCGGGGCGTCTCCCGTACGGCGCGTTCCCGTATCCGGTGGTCAGAGCTCCGCGAGCGCCAGTCCGGCCTGTGCCGCAGCCGCCTGGACGGTCTGCTCCAGCAGGACGGCGATCGTCATCGGGCCGACGCCGCCGGGGACCGGGGTGATCAGCGAGGCGCGGGCGGCGGCCGACTCGAAGTGGACGTCGCCGACGTTGCCCTCGTTGTAGCCGGCGTCCAGGACGACGGCGCCCGGCTTGATGTCCTCGCCGCGGATGAACTCGGCCTTGCCGACGGCGGCGACCAGCACGTCGGCCTGGCGCACGATCGAGGGCAGGTCGACGGTGCGGGAGTGGCAGTAGGTGACGGTGGCGTTCTGCTCCAGCAGCAGCATGCCGGCCGGCTTGCCCAGGATCGCGCTGCGGCCGACGACGACGGCGTGCTTGCCGGTCAGGTCCACGTCGTACTCGGCGAGGAGGCGCATGATCCCGCCGGGGGTGCAGGAGACGAAGCCCGGCAGTCCGAAGCCCATGGCGGCGAAGGAGTGCATGGTGACACCGTCGACGTCCTTGCCGGGGGCGATGGCCTCGAAGGCGGCGCGCTCGTCGATGTGGTGCGGGACCGGGTGCTGCAGCAGGATGCCGCTGATCTCCGGGTCCTCGGACAGGGCGGTGAGGGCGGCGACGAGCTCCTCGGTGGTGGTCTCGGCCGGCAGCTCGACGTGGCGGGAGGTGATCCCGGCCTTGGCGCAGCGGTTCTGCTTCATCCGTACGTACGTGACGGACGCCGGGTCCTCGCCGACCAGCACGGTCGCGAGGCAGGGAGCGGTACCGGTGCGCTCGGTGATCTTCGCCGCGAGGACGGCGGTCCGCTCCGAGATGCGGCGGGCGAGGGCGGTGCCGTCCATGAGCCGGGCGGGTGCGGTGGCAGTCTGGGCAGTCGTCATGGGGTCTCCTGAGCGTCGCTGCGGAATCGCGGTTCGCCCAGGCGCGCGGCACGTCGGCGTACCCGCGGTACGCCGGGCGCACGGGAGGTGCGCCGGGCCGCTCCCCGGTGGTGATCCACCCGAACGCCAGTCACGGCCCGTCCCCACTCTAATGGACCTGGTCGGCGTGTCCGCAGTGCACGGCGGCCCCGGGGGCCCGAGATCCGGTCAAACCGGTGGATCACCGGCGCCAGGCCTGGGACGATCGAGACATGACGCGCACCTTCGACCATCTCGTCGCCGAAGCCGAGTCCGTCTCCGTCGACGGCTGGGACTTCTCCTGGCTCGACGGCCGGGCCACCGAGCAGCGCCCCTCCTGGGGCTACCAGAGACTCATGGGCGAGCGTCTGGCCCGCGTCGCCTCCGCCCTCGACATCCAGACCGGCGGCGGGGAGGTGCTCGCCGGGGCGGGGACCCTGCCCCGGCTGATGGTCGCCACCGAGTCCTGGCCACCGAACATCGCGAAGGCGACCCGGCTGCTGCACCCGCTCGGCGCGGTGGTGGTCGCGGACGCCGACGAGCCGCCGCTGCCCTTCGGCGACGAGGCCTTCGAGCTGGTCACCAGCCGGCACCCGGTGACCATCTGGTGGGAGGAGATCGCCCGGGTCCTGCGTCCTGGCGGTACGTACCTCTCGCAGCAGGTCGGGCCGGCGAGCGTCTTCGAGCTCGTCGAGTACTTCCTCGGGCCCCAGCCGGAGGAGGTCCGGCGCGGCCGGCACCCCGACGATGCCGTCTCGGACGCCGGCAAGGCCGGCCTCGAGGTCGTCGATCTGCGGTCGGAAAGACTGCGTACGGAGTTCCACGACATCGGAGCCGTGATCTACTTTCTCCGGAAGGTGATCTGGATGGTGCCCGGCTTCACGGTCGGGCAGTACCGGGACCGGCTGCGCGAGCTCCACGAACAGATCGAACGTGACGGTCCGTTCGTGGCGCACACCGCCCGTTTCCTCATCGAAGCCCGCAAAACGGGCTGACGGGAGGGGTGCGCGGGCGCGGACGGATCCACGGTCGAATGGTTGCGCGCCCACAGCGTGGCGCAGGTCACTCAATTCAGCGCGTAACGAATCGACTCGGGCATGCGATGAACCGACAGGTGTCCTCGCGCGGCCCCGGAATACAGACCCCCCTCGGGTCTGTTTCCCGAGTCCGCGCGATGATGTCCCGCCCACTCCTTATCTGTTCGCAACGAGAGGCTCCTTGTGTCGCTCAGCCCGTCCCGTACGTTCCCTCCGGAGATCGCCGAATCGGAGGCCCTCGTCGCGCTCGTCGAGCGCGGCCGCGAGCAGGGTCACATCAACGGTGACGACGTGCGCCAGGCCTTCGAGGCCGGCCGCATCCCGGTGGACCAGTGGAAGCGGGTCCTGCGCAGCCTGAACCAGGTCCTGGACGAGGAGGGTGTCGCGCTGCACGTCAGCGCCGCCCCCGCCACGAAGGCTGCCGCGAAGAAGCCCCGCAAGGCGGCCGCCGCGCCTGCCCGCACCGTGACCAAGAAGGCGGCCGCCGCGCCGCGCCCCATCGGTGCGCGCAAGGCCTCGGCCACCAGCCCGGCCACCGCCACCGCGGCGGCGATATCCGCTTCGCCGGCCGCGGCCGCCGAGGACGAGGTGACGGCCGACGCCGCCGCCGAGCCGAAGAAGCGGACGGTCAAGAAGACCGCCGCGAAGAAGACCGCGGTGAAGAAGACCGCCGCGGCCAAGAAGACCAGCGCCAAGGATGCCGACGAGGGCGAGACCCCGGCCGCCGAGGGCGAGGACTGGGCCGCCGAGGACCTCGTCGACGACGTCGAGGAGGAGGCCCCCAAGGCCGGCGGCGCCCAGGGCTTCGTCCTGTCCGACGACGACGAGGACGACGCCCCGGCGCAGACGGTCATGGTGGCCGGCGCCACCGCCGACCCCGTCAAGGACTACCTCAAGCTCATCGGCAAGGTGCCGCTCCTCAACGCCGAGCAGGAGGTCGAGCTCGCCAAGCGCATCGAGGCGGGCCTCTTCTCCGAGTACAAGCTCGAAGAGGAGGAGGACCACAAGCCCGCCTTCAAGCGCGAGCTGGAGATCCTGGTCGAGGACGGCCGCCGCGCCAAGAACCACCTGCTGGAGGCCAACCTCCGCCTCGTGGTCTCGCTGGCCAAGCGCTACACCGGCCGCGGCATGCTCTTCCTGGACCTGATCCAGGAGGGCAACGTCGGCCTGATCCGCGCCGTGGAGAAGTTCGACTACACCAAGGGCTTCAAGTTCTCCACGTACGCGACCTGGTGGATCCGGCAGGCGATCACGCGTGCCATGGCCGACCAGTCGCGCACCATCCGCATCCCCGTCCACATGGTCGAGATCATCAACAAGCTGGCGCGCGTCCAGCGCCAGATGCTCCAGGACCTCGGCCGTGAGCCCACTCCGGAGGAGCTGGGCAAGGAACTCGACATGACCCCCGAGAAGGTCATCGAGGTCCAGAAGTACGGCCGCGAGCCGATCTCCCTGCACACCCCCCTGGGTGAGGAGGGCGACAGCGAGTTCGGTGACCTCATCGAGGACTCCGAGGCGGTCGTTCCGGCCGACGCGGTCAGCTTCACCTTCCTCCAGGAGCAGCTGCAGTCGATCCTGGGCACGCTCTCCGAGCGTGAGGCGGGCGTCGTCTCGATGCGTTACGGCCTGAACGACGGCCAGCCGAAGACCCTGGACGAGATCGGCCGCGTGTACGGGGTCACCCGTGAGCGCATCCGCCAGATCGAGTCCAAGACCATGTCGAAGCTGCGCCACCCGTCGCGTTCGCAGGTGCTGCGCGACTACCTCGACTAAACCAGTCGGAAGACCGGCCCCTTGGGCGTGAACGGCAGGGACGCACCCTGCGGAACCAGATAGGCGTGCTCGCGCCGGATCCGCAGGGTGTCGCACCACCCGTCCGTGATCACCAGCACCGGGGCCTGCGGAGGGAAGTCCTCCGCGCGCTGGAGCAGGTCGATCGCGGGCTGGAGCACGGTTCCGCCCCGCCCGCGCACCTTCACCCGGCCCGCGATGTCGGTCGGGGGCAGATAGCCCGCGTCGTACGGCGCCGCGTCGCAGAACACGACGCGTGCCGCCGGTACGTCGCGGGCTTCCGCGTACGAGGCGACGGCGCCGAGCGCCTTGCCGAGCAGGGCGGCGGGCATCGACCCCGAGGTGTCGAGGACCACGCCGAAGGTGCAGCGGGCGATCTCCTCGGGCGGGAAGTACCGGCCCGCCCGGGGGATGTCCGGGGTGGAGGCCTGGCGGCGTGCCGGGCGCGCGTAGGTCCGTACGGGCTCGGGCCTCGGCACGTACTCGTCGAACCAGCGGGCGAGCTGCGCGTCCCAGGGGACGGGCGGATGGGCCAGCGCCCGGATCTCCTGGACCAGCCCGGCGGGCAGCAGTCCGCGCTCCCCGTAGGTGTGCAGGTCGAAGCCCTGGACGAGGCCGCGCCGGTAGAAATCGTCCAGATCGGTGTACGGGAGGCTGCCCGCGTGGGGCAGCGCCTCGCCCAGGACGTCTCCGAGGCCCTTGCCGCGCAGGGTCGACAGCCGGCGCAGCCGGCGCAGGTCGGTCGTGATGCGGTCGTAGACCTCCTCGACGCAGAGGTCCTTCAGCTCCGGGTCGTACAGCAGCCCCTCGGGCATCTCGCCCACGCCCATCTCCACGAGCCAGCCGTTGACCACGTAGTCGGCGGCCACGTTGTGCAGGTACGGGTCGCGGGCTCCGCAGCGCTCCCCGTGGCGCAGGGCGGCGTGCAGCATCTCGTGCGCCAGGACGAAGCGCCACTCCGGGTCGGTGAACGTACGCAGCGGGTTGACGTAGATCTCCCCGGCGCTAGCGCTCACGGCCGCGACGGCGATGTCCTGGGCGCGCGCGAGCTCGGCGTCGGCGACGATCCGCAGGCCGGCGGCGAGCCCGCCGAGCAGCGGGTACGAGGAGACGAACCAGTTCAGGGCCCGGTCCCACGGGTGCTGCCGGACCCGCTCCCCGGTGATCCGGTCGCGGCGGCCGCCCGCCACGTCCATGGCGGCGGAGACGCTGCGGGTCAGGGCGTGCGCGAACGAGGTCTCCCAGTCGGGAACGTCGGTGGTCAGGGTGCGCCAGCCGACCAGGACCTGGTCGGGCTGCCCGCCGGAGGTCCCGCAGTCCGCGTACGCGGCGGGGACGCCGTCGCGGCGCCAGCGGGCGGCGAGCTGCTCCTCGTCCCCGCCGGGGTACTCGGCGGGGAGGTGGTCGGGGGCGCGGCCCACGGGGAACGTCAGCAGGAAGCGGTTGACGACGACGCACCGGGCGGCGAGTTCGGCGGGGGCGGGCTGCGGGCGGTCCTCCCCCTTGGCGGCGGGTACGTGGCCGAAGCCGAGGTGGAGCAGGCAGTGGGCCAGTGCCCAGGCCCACTCCTGCGGTTCTGCGCGGCGGGTGGGATGGGCGTGGACCACCCCGTTGGAGGTGACGAGGGCGAGCCCGGCGGAGGTGCACGAGGCGCACCGGGGGTCGCGGCAGTGGGTGGCGGAGAGGGCGCCCAGGGCCGGGTTCTGCCGGATCGCGGCCCGTCCGGCCTCGTAGGCGAGGGTGGCCGGGTCGGGGGCGGCGGGCTTCTTCCTGCGGGTCACAGGTGGATCACTTCCGGGCTCGCTTCGGGCGCGGGCGCGCCCACGGGGGTTCGGGGCGGGCTCGTACGGCTCACCGGCTCACCGGCGCGCCGCGACCAGCCGCGGCATGTCGCGGGCGGCCTCCACCAGGAACCAGGCGGGCAGCACCGGCAGGCCGTCGGCGTCGTCGGCGATGACGGTCTGGGCGACCTCCACGGAGATCTCGGCGAGCTGTACGAGCAGGGATTTCGCGCGGTACGCGGTCTGCCGGACGGCGGGCGAGACGTGCTCCTTGCGTTCCGGGAGCTCCTTGACCAGGCGGCCCCGGAAGGCCTCGGCGAGGTAGTAGAGCAGATCACGGTCGGCGGGGCGGGTGGGCCAGGAGGCATCGCCCTTGATGATCGCCTCGATGCCGAAGGTGTGGCGGACGATCTTGGCGTAGCCGCAGAAGGAGACGGCGTGCGCCGGGGTGAGGGTGCCGTGGGCGACGACCTTGAGGGTCTGCTCGTCCAGGCCGGTCCCGAAGGAGTGCAGGGCGTCGGAGAGCATGTGCCAGGAACGCGGGGTGGAGAAGGGCTCCTCGGTCTTGGGCGGCGCGGACCACAGGTGGTCGGGGCGGTCGGTGAGGTAGTCGGTGATCCACGGGTGGATGCCGTTCTCCCCGGCCCAGACCAGCCAGTCCTGCGCGGAGGCCTGCAGGTGTACGTGGCTGAGCCGGTTGACCAGCGCGGAGGCGATGGGCCGGGCCAGCGCGTTGTCGGTGGCCCGGTTGCCCGCGCCGATCACGATGGAGCCGGCGGGAAGCTCGTAACTGCCGATCCGGCGGTCGAGGATGAGGGAGTAGAAGGCCTTCTGGACGTCCGGCGTCGCGGCGTTGAGCTCGTCGAGGAACAGGCAGTACGGCTCGTCGCGGGCGATGGCCTCGGGCGGGCAGAACACGGACCGGCCGTCACGGATCTGCGGTACGCCGATCAGGTCCTCGGGCGCGAGCTGCGTGCCGAGCAGGCTGACGCACTCGAGGCCGAGGGAGTCGGCGAACTTCCGCACCAGCGAGGACTTGCCGATTCCGGGTGCCCCCCACAGGAACACGGGCCGCACGGTGGCGAGGCCCAGCAGCAGTTCGGGGATCTGGGCGGGGGTGACGGTGACGGCGGCCTGCACGAGAAGCGGTCCTCAGGGGTGGGGTACGTGGCGCGCCCAGTGTGGGCGCACCACGTACCCCGAAGCATCCGGTTTTCCGCCGCGGGGCGGTGGCCGGGTGTCTCAGTTCTCCAGCAGGTGCTTCAGCTTCTCCTCGTTGCGCGGCATCTCCTT
This genomic interval carries:
- a CDS encoding RNA polymerase sigma factor, producing the protein MSLSPSRTFPPEIAESEALVALVERGREQGHINGDDVRQAFEAGRIPVDQWKRVLRSLNQVLDEEGVALHVSAAPATKAAAKKPRKAAAAPARTVTKKAAAAPRPIGARKASATSPATATAAAISASPAAAAEDEVTADAAAEPKKRTVKKTAAKKTAVKKTAAAKKTSAKDADEGETPAAEGEDWAAEDLVDDVEEEAPKAGGAQGFVLSDDDEDDAPAQTVMVAGATADPVKDYLKLIGKVPLLNAEQEVELAKRIEAGLFSEYKLEEEEDHKPAFKRELEILVEDGRRAKNHLLEANLRLVVSLAKRYTGRGMLFLDLIQEGNVGLIRAVEKFDYTKGFKFSTYATWWIRQAITRAMADQSRTIRIPVHMVEIINKLARVQRQMLQDLGREPTPEELGKELDMTPEKVIEVQKYGREPISLHTPLGEEGDSEFGDLIEDSEAVVPADAVSFTFLQEQLQSILGTLSEREAGVVSMRYGLNDGQPKTLDEIGRVYGVTRERIRQIESKTMSKLRHPSRSQVLRDYLD
- a CDS encoding ATP-binding protein; this translates as MQAAVTVTPAQIPELLLGLATVRPVFLWGAPGIGKSSLVRKFADSLGLECVSLLGTQLAPEDLIGVPQIRDGRSVFCPPEAIARDEPYCLFLDELNAATPDVQKAFYSLILDRRIGSYELPAGSIVIGAGNRATDNALARPIASALVNRLSHVHLQASAQDWLVWAGENGIHPWITDYLTDRPDHLWSAPPKTEEPFSTPRSWHMLSDALHSFGTGLDEQTLKVVAHGTLTPAHAVSFCGYAKIVRHTFGIEAIIKGDASWPTRPADRDLLYYLAEAFRGRLVKELPERKEHVSPAVRQTAYRAKSLLVQLAEISVEVAQTVIADDADGLPVLPAWFLVEAARDMPRLVAARR